Proteins encoded in a region of the Capra hircus breed San Clemente chromosome 3, ASM170441v1, whole genome shotgun sequence genome:
- the UTP11 gene encoding probable U3 small nucleolar RNA-associated protein 11 has product MAAAFRKAAKSRQREHRERSQPGFRKHLGLLEKKKDYKLRADDYRKKQEYLRALRKKALEKNPDEFYYKMTRVKLQDGVHVIKETKEEVTPEQLKLMRTQDIKYIEMKRVAEAKKIERLKAELHLLDFQGKQQNKHVFFFDTKKEVEQFDIATHLRTAPELVDRVFNRPTIETLQKEKVKGVNNQTRLKRIARERQKQYDCLTQRIEREKKLFVIAQKIQTRKDLLDKTRKVKVKKETVNSPAIYKFESRRKR; this is encoded by the exons ATGGCGGCGGCATTTCGGAAGGCGGCTAAGTCCCGGCAGCGGGAACACAGAGAGCGAAGCCAG cCCGGCTTTCGAAAACATCTGGGCCtgctggagaaaaagaaagattacaAGCTTCGTGCAGA TGATTACCGGAAAAAGCAAGAATACCTCAGAGCTCTCCGGAAAAAGGCTCTGGAAAAAAATCCAGATGAATTCTACTATAAAATGACCCGGGTTAAACTCCAG GATGGAGTTCATGTTATTAAGGAGACGAAGGAAGAAGTAACTCCAGAACAGCTGAAGCTAATGAGAACTCAGGATATCaaatatatagaaatgaaaagagtTGCAGAAGCAAAG AAAATTGAAAGACTAAAAGCAGAGCTCCATCTGCTGGATTTCCAGGGGAAGCAACAgaataaacatgtttttttttttgacaccaaAAAGGAAG TTGAACAGTTTGATATTGCCACTCACCTGCGAACAGCTCCAGAACTAGTTGACAGAGTCTTTAACAGACCCACGATAGAGACCTTGcagaaggagaaagtgaaaggagTTAAcaatcagacgcgactgaag CGGATAGCGAGAGAGAGGCAGAAGCAGTATGACTGCCTGACACAGCGGATTGAGCGCGAGAAGAAATTGTTCGTTATTGCACAGAAAATTCAGACTCGCAAAGATCTTCTG gATAAAACTcggaaggtgaaagtgaagaaagaaacagTGAACTCCCCAGCTATTTACAAATTTGAGAGTCGTCGTAAACGTTGA